A window of Cyprinus carpio isolate SPL01 chromosome A6, ASM1834038v1, whole genome shotgun sequence genomic DNA:
AAAACTCCCAACATGATACTAATTGTTAAAGCATGCATTTACACTACTGTTTGcggtcaattattattattttttttttgtaaagcatgAATTCAATTAAACAAACTGTTAAAGTAAACAGTAAATACACTTATAGTGTTGTTATAGTTTGTATTTGATCAGATGAATTCAGTCTTTGTgtgcataaaatacttctttcaaaaacattattaaagctTACATAGGTAGTGTACATAAACCAGCTGAACTGGGAATGCAGGGAAAATTGCTCACAGCAACAAAAAGACTACTCAGTTGTTGGACAGCTAGTTGAACATtctatgtctttaaaaaaaaaaaaaagatctcatcCATGATGACGGGAGTACATACCCTCTCCAGGTCCTGCCGCAGGTGCATGAACATGCGCATTCGTGTGTGGATGCTGTCCTCCTGTGGTTGCAATAGCAGGTTCTCTTCATCTTCTTTAGGTGGCAGCAGGGCCTTGTTAAAGTTGCTTTTCCTCTTCATCTTCCAGTACTGAAAGACAAAATCCAGCAGGCTGATTGGCAGTCCAAGGTCTTGGGCCACTTCCTCGGGATGAACGAGTGTGTAGAACTCCTCCTCCAGCTCCTGAAGCTTCTGTGCCCTCAAGCCCAGTTTCTCAGTCTCAGTTGGAGGTTTATGACAGGCCGGACTCAAGCCTGCTTCTCCAGCTGTGGGTTTGCTATGCTTCAGACAGTAGGATTTGAACTTGACCTCGTCACCTTCATCCAGGACGGTCTTCATCTTCAGgttgtgttcaaaagcacaagtGACGTGGAAAGGGATGGTGCAATTCTTAACCGAACACTGGAAGATTAGAGACAGTGTTAAAAAACATCAGGCTGGAAGACAAAACTAGAGTCAATATTTACCGATCTTCATTACTTTTCTAATGcattttacatacaaaaaagCTTAGGGTTTAAATATCTCTGCTCCCCAACTAATACTGTCacttaattttgttcaatttcttGGAAAACAAGATCttaattttgcatctcaagtacatgtatcttgatttaaggacatcttaatatttgtaaaacaagacaaaaatactgagaaagataTTATTCTAGCATATAATGCCATGACTTTAAGAATTTAAGACttttggtggtgggggggggggggggggagtcgtgtcctagtggttagagagtttgactcctaaccctaaggttgtgggttcgagtctcgggccggcaataccatgactgaggtgcccttgagcaaggcaccgaacccccaactgctccccgggcgccgcagcatatatTGCGTACCAAAAAGGTTTCAAATATTAATGTTACAATATAAACAGCTTACATATTTTAAgaatgacatttttcaaaattaactaCATGTTTTTTAATGAGTTATTCAAAAATATCACTACTTGCttgataatttaaattaaatacaattaatattagaCCTACATTATACCACACTCATTCTCTTGTAATGTAAAAATTGTGTCACTGAAGGAAGTCTTCTTTCCCAAGTTCTTATATCCAACTAagcaataataaatcattttcgAACTGACATTAATATCATGGAGTAATTGTTGCTACCCAGTTAATCAGCAGAAATGCTCATGCACTATACAGCATTACCTGTATACAGGCTCCAGTCTTGAGTTTACAGAGACTGCAGATGAGCGACCAGCGACTGGGAGGAATATGAGACACTTTGGTGATGGGTTCCATCCTCTCTGGGCATGCAATGCTCACCTAAAGgcaaatacaattaatttattttttttaaaagacccTATAAACTCAAAACTGCAGTTTTGTCGCTTTCAGTCCATGTCCGTTAACTCTATGATATGCTtaattaaaactaacaaatatGCTGACATAGGAAAGTAAGCtcaatttcataatattattaatgaaacaaCATTAAGAGCATACAATCATAACAATAATGCAGGTGTGATTCCATCCTTGTGACAGACAACTCACCTCTGGTATCCAGAGGGCACAGCTTACATGAGCCCATTTAGTGCCCGCCCTGGTGGCCTTCATTGCGCCCCCTCTTTTAGGACACAGAAGGCACTGGGGATTGATGCCAAGAACACAAGTCCTACACAACCAGTTCCCATCTGGCACTTTCACAATGCCATAGCAGGCCTGCAACAGAATATgatgatttttaatgataaacttatcttcttcttctttaaaatacattttaaatcaaactttaCAATTTTTATTCTTTGCTTTTATTGTTATTCATATTTCTTATGCAtctgttgtgattattttatgattattttcaatctttttttaatgttgagcACTTGGAATTACCATTGTGTCTGAAATGTgccatataaataaacttgccttgccttttaataataaacaacagcaATATTTTACCACAaaagtatatttaagtatatagATCATATGCAGTATAGTtagacaaaagaacaaaaaagtcttactgacagCAACAAAGATCTCACCTGGTGCACACAAATGTTACACTTGTCACAAAAGACCATGTCATTGCCCTCCTCACTGTCAGGTGAGCGACACACATCACAGATGACATCCTCATCGTACTCGATTCCCAACCCTTCCTCAGTCTCGATGGCGTGGTTCATGTTGTCATGGCACTGTCTCTCCAGTGCCTCCATCACGCGCTCCATCGTCAACTCATCCACTGGCCCGTCACCTAAATGTCACatccaaaatattacatttcttacaTGGAATCTTACAGGGAAGCTTTTACAAGCATCTTCTCTCTTACCCATCACCCCAAGCTCTGTATTGAGCTGCTGGAGCCAGTATAGATCCATATCATCAAGGTCGTATCTGCACATAGCTTCGGCCAGCTCCTTGAAGTTCACATAACCCGTCTCCGTAGAGTCCTGACTCCAGCACTGAATATATTTCCTTGGTTTGGTGAAAAGGACCTGCTTTGGCTTCTCTGCTActatcctacacacacacacacaaaaaacaacttaAGTCACATGCAAGATGGTACACGTCCAAAAACCTGTTTTTACcagcttttatttaaagtgacataCCTCACAGAGGGCTGAGGGATAGTGTCTGGACTAGCAAGTACTTGTACACCCTTCTCCCATTCCTGCTTCCATGTGTCCGCCAACAGATAATAATCATCAGAAGAAATATGATGAGAATCCGGAAGCTTCATGGCACTGATCAAGTCTTTTCTGAACACCTGACAAGGGAGAAATATCCTTAATGAGTgctaaaactaattttattgtAGGAAAAACCTCATTCATAGGGCTGGTGATAAAAATGAAGGGTTTTAAAACAAGTTAAGGTGTTTACCTCTGCTGGTTTCTTCTGAGCAGAGGCGGGGGTGCCTGGTTTGCTTCCATACTTGTTAGAGGAAAAGGATGTCGAGGGACCTTTATGATACAACAACAGAGTGAGCCGAGAATAAAACATCTTTGTTATgtataaaagttacattttgtaatgctcattttactcactctcattgTCTGAACTGTCACTGCTGCTTGAAGTCCTGAGTCGTTTCATCCTGACGTATCCTGCAACGAAAGACAGAAGTACAACTAAAACACATCTTCAGCTCGACCTATTTCTGCTTAAAGCATTTAGGTACAAAGCTTTCACCTACACTAAAAAAACAGAGCTGTTTTCAcataacacaagaaaaaaaaatcaaaaagtagtGGATTGCAAGTACTAGTAGCTAAAAAGTAGTAGTTTGCTAATATAGAACTAGTTAATACTAGTAATTTACCTTGGCTTATACTACAGCCAGGCatacatacactacagttcaagagtttggggttgttaagatttattcatctttttgaaaagaagtattttatgctcaccaaggctccatttatttgatcaaaaatatggtcaaaatagtaatattgcggaatattataatattaaatttatattcaatattattaattatattttctattttaatacattttaaaacataatttattcctatgatggaaaaactgaattttcatcatccattactccagtatttagtgtcacatgatccttcagaaatcattttaatatgctgatttggtcatcaagaaacatttataattattatcaatgttgaaaacagttctgcagTTTATCTTACATAAATTAAAGTACCATGTAAATATGACACATGAACATAGTAATCCTTCAGTACCCTGAAATAGATGTTATTACCATTAGAGGGCAGCTTTAAAGGTTTTCCTTTCACCGAGCAGTTTTTCACTCACCATAAATTCAAAGAGCATGCTACTGTTTCTCTCTGCTGTGCTTCTTCTGCCTTTCGCTCATGCCTGAAAACAAAGAACTAAACATGAGGAGTGAACACATACTGTTCACAATCTGAATGAAAACGTGGGGTGGTAGGGTGATAGACAGCCAGCAAAGCACAGCATGCACTGTGGTTTATTATGCTCCAATACCTGACTGAGAGGCTtccttaaataaatattaaccaaGCTCACTAGGAGCAACTGCAGCCAAACCACACAAATGAAACTATGTCCAGACACATCTTAAAAAGCACAACTGACAGGCAAGGCATATTATTAGAAGTAATGATATTTCTGTTAAGATGAATTCACTCATCCTTAAAACACTACCTCCTTAGtttaaagaaaaagagagaattgGTAATTTAGGCATGAAGGATTCAGGGAGATAAAATGCCTGTCCCATAACTAAACTACTGCTGTTATGTTCTGACATGGTagtctacagaaaaaaaaaaaaaaaaaaaaaaaaaatgtgaccctgTTAAGCATAATCTGgacaatatattgaatattcattGCTGTTTGATTTGCATACACCATTGTTTAAGTTGTATTTCTTTTGAtagaaatgaatagttttattcaacaaaaatgcattcaaattatcaaaagagacaaaaaaaattgttttcaatattgataataataataataataacaaatgctatttatttgtaataaatgtagtcttggtgagtgtaagagactAGAGAAgatagaaaaaaatcttactattctccccaaaaaaaattcagattgatttttcaaacatttgattaaacaaataGCATTTTGATGttgtgtcatttctgtgcagAGACAACTCTTGGACAACCACTGACTTTATTTGTCTATTTTGTCACAACAATAGTAATAAACTTTGTCCTAACACCTCACTTGGTTAACATAATTCTAGTGTGATTCTTCATTATCAATCTAAATTAGATAAACTCTATAATTGAAGTTTTAGACTGCGTCCTCATTATGACTGCTGTGCACTACATGTCTCCAGACTAAGTTAACAGAAAAAGCACTCAGTGTGCCTCTTCAATGCTCCATGAATGACTTTTGACGTGGATCTAAAGCCATATTTGTGACAGTAACAGACTGGCTTTCAAACCCAGAGAGGAACATCTGCTTCTGATGCACATACACTCCCATACATagtgcaaatgttttaaaaaggcagcacaaatgagacaaaaaaaagatTGGTGTGACTTGCTCACCACATTCTTAATTTGGAGTTGGGCCATATCTATCATAATACTAAAGAATTTGTTTTGTAGTATCATAGAAAAGTGTCACCAAATCCCCCTAGAATGAGTCAGCATTGTGTGATTGACTCCTATCTGTAAACTGTCAATCAATACCGATTAAGAACGTAAATAAAGGGCTTTTCTCAAATTTGCAAGGTTTTAAGTCAAACTACACATTTGCTGAAAGGGGAGACTATCTAATCTGGGTGGCCTTGGTTTGCGGTACAAAATGGCATGACAAAATGACACGGTTCTAAAACCAACCCCCACTCCTA
This region includes:
- the LOC109080841 gene encoding protein Jade-3-like, producing MKRLRTSSSSDSSDNESPSTSFSSNKYGSKPGTPASAQKKPAEVFRKDLISAMKLPDSHHISSDDYYLLADTWKQEWEKGVQVLASPDTIPQPSVRIVAEKPKQVLFTKPRKYIQCWSQDSTETGYVNFKELAEAMCRYDLDDMDLYWLQQLNTELGVMGDGPVDELTMERVMEALERQCHDNMNHAIETEEGLGIEYDEDVICDVCRSPDSEEGNDMVFCDKCNICVHQACYGIVKVPDGNWLCRTCVLGINPQCLLCPKRGGAMKATRAGTKWAHVSCALWIPEVSIACPERMEPITKVSHIPPSRWSLICSLCKLKTGACIQCSVKNCTIPFHVTCAFEHNLKMKTVLDEGDEVKFKSYCLKHSKPTAGEAGLSPACHKPPTETEKLGLRAQKLQELEEEFYTLVHPEEVAQDLGLPISLLDFVFQYWKMKRKSNFNKALLPPKEDEENLLLQPQEDSIHTRMRMFMHLRQDLERVRNLCYMVSRREKLKLSQNKAQEQIFNLHVKLINQELSAGLPASSSLENLLFHPPRITLKLKMPKVSLGNGKTSSKSVNGPLCPDNSGNVYDTGEGGIGLGKPQLHLGLIRIEERANGLLPASIYIRRDGGTPPLVMKQSGKPKALHAALHGQSSNRKGKTEPEKTHQLKSNGIMDKPVLQRDTSCQTPTEKDTCSEISGKSQPGEFHKTSLEHFSRSLKKATVSLVRTEDLRAFEKNARKSSGFSKPVSNERPLGGSKPYQESDGYCPDAELSDSEPEAKGKCRQGGRGQNQRGPAGGYVKSASRAKLSFGSRTSVQR